CATTATTAAGATTTTATTTTGGGTGATTGCTGCATGAACATTGAAAAAACGGTTTTAAGTGCTCTTGAAAGCGGTAACGGAATAGTTAGGCTAGCTCCAGCATGGGTTCCAAGAGCCTTTCTGACTCCGGGGAGACGCCTTAAGCTGGCTCCAAGTGATGTTTATGCTTTAGGGGTTGAGAGGGGCGGAATTGATGAGAGGTGGCTTGCATCTACAACTAAAGCTGACAATCCAGGCGCGCCTGAAGACGAAGGCTTAAGCTATATTGTTTTTCAAGAAGGCTCAAAAATAAGCAAGGTGCTTCTTAAGGACGCTATCGATGTTTTAGGCGATAGGTTCCTTGGAAGAGATGTTATGCGAAAGTATGGTGGCTGGATGGTTTTAACGAAGTTTTTCGATAACTCCTGTCCAATACCACTACATTTACATCAGATGGAGGAGCATGCGCGTAGGGTTGATAGGCTTCCCAAGCCGGAAGCCTACTATTTTCCACCGCAGCTTAATATTATTGAGGGAAAGTTTCCATACACCTTTTTCGGTTTAGAGCCAGGTACGTCAAGAGAAGATATTAAGGAATGCCTTAGAAGATGGAATGCTGGCGATAATGGAATATTATATTTCTCTAAGGCGTATAAGCTTAAACCTGGAACCGGGTGGCTTGTTCCAGCTGGCGTTCTCCATGCCCCCGGCACTTTTGTGACGTATGAGGTGCAAAAGGCTTCGGATGTCGCAGCTATATATCAGTCTATGCTGGAGGATAAGCCTATATCTTGGGATCTGCTCGTTAAGGATGTTCCTAAAGAGTATCATCAGGACTTAGATTACATCGTTGATATGATAGATTGGAGGGAAAATTTAGATCCGGAGTTTAAGAAACACCACTATATCGAGCCAATTCCATCCATGAGTCTAGAAGAATCGAAGGAGACAGGTTATGAAGAAAGATGGGTGGTCTATGGGTCTGAAGAATTCAGCGCAAAGGAGCTAATTGTTTATCCGAGTAGACGCGTGAAGGTCTACGATAAAGCGGCTTATGGGCTCATTGTTATACAGGGTTATGGAAAAATAGGCGGCTTTAAGGTGGAAGCGCCGATAATGATAAGGTATGGCGACACAACTAACGATGAATTATTTGTGACGGTTGAAGCAGCTAAAGACGGTGTAGAAATAATTAACGAAAGCCTAAGCGAAAACATGGTAATCCTGAAGCATTTTGGACCCGGAAACCCAGAAGCCCCTAGAGAAATTCAGCGCAAATAAGCTTAGGAGCTCATGTAAAGAAGGAGCGTCTTAACTCGCTCTTTTTCTTTTTAGAAGAACATATATAGTAAGAAAACCGCTTTTTATATGATGTTTGCAATAAAAACCGACGTCGTTTTAACTCCATACAGGATGCTTAAAGAAGCATATGTCTTGATAGAGAAGGAGAAAATAGTTGGGTTTTCTAGGTATAGGCCTGAGGGTTTAAGCGAGGTACGCAGGTACGATGACTGTATCTTAGCTCCCGGCTTAGTGGACATACATGTTCACGGTGGCTTCGGCATAGACCTAACGTATTCAACCACTAAGGAAATCCTTGATTTCTCCAGAAAGCTGCTTATGACTGGCGTAACATCTTATGTGCCGTCTACGGTTACCGACTCCACCGATAGAATAGAGAATGCTCTCAGAAATATTCATGAAGCATCAGGTTTTCATAGCGGTTCGAGGATTTTGGGGGTTCATTTAGAGGGCCCGTATCTTAACCCGGAGAGAAGTGGGGCGCAGTCTAAGGAGCATATCCGTAAGCCTTCTCTAGAAGAGTTTGAAAGGTTTTATGATGCGAGCGGAAAGCTCGTAAAGAGAGTAACTGTTGCTCCTGAAGTTGATAATGGAATAGACTTTATTAGAGCGGTCATAGAAAAGTTTGGGGTTAAAGTCTCACTTGGGCATACTGACGCAACCTATGAGCAGACATTAGGCGCGATTAAGGCTGGTGCAAACATTATAACGCATCTATTTAACGGTATGCGGGGTTATCATCACCGCGAACCGGGAATAATAGGCGCAGCATTAACCACGGATGTCTACGCTGAAATAATAGTTGACTTTGTTCACCTGCATCCGGCAACAGTAGCCCTCACGATAAGATGTAAGAGTCCAAGCAGAACCATTCTAGTGAGCGATGCTACGCCTGGGGCAGGTTTGCCGAACGGCGTATATATGCTTGGGCCCAGTAAAGTTATAATAAGGGATGGTGTGGCGAGAACCGAGGAAGGCGTTTTAGCTGGGAGCACTTTGATGCTAATGAACGCTGTACGAAACGTCGTGAAGATGGGGTTACCTTTAAATGATGCTTTTAGAATGGCTACTTCTACGCCATGCGATGCTATGGGCATTAAAGGTGTGGGTAGAATCGCTAGGGGTTGTAGGGCAGACCTGCTGATACTGAATAAGCAGCTGGAAATCGAAGAAATATATTTTAATGGAGAAATATATGAGAGCGATTAAAGAGTATCATTTAACTCCGAGCAACTTAATGGACTAATTTTTCGCCCACCACCTTTCGAAAGACGGATATCTTTTCGCGCTTTGTTAAAAGGTCTGAGGCTTAGCTTCTAGATAATAGGTTGAATGCCTTGTCTATCGATTCGGCGACCCTATAGAGATTTTCGAAGATTCGATTTATATCACGATGCGCCTCTTCAATCGTTGTCTTCAGGCTCCTACCCCTCAACTTGTATGTTCCCTCATGATATATTACAAGCCCGCTTCTAATCATCTTGTTTAAGTGATGCACCATTGTTCCCCTAGTTAAGTATAGCCTTTCAGCGAGCTCATCGCTCGTAAGCCCTTTATTTTCTCGCGCGGCTTCAAGCAATAATCTCAGTATCCGAAATGCCGTTTTCTTTTTATCCCTGTGCTCTAAGAAGCCTAAACTCCTACATAACCACTCTAGATCTCTTTCCGGATCTATTTTTGGTAGCGGGCGTATAGCCAGTATTTTATATTCTGCAAGGGCAGATTCCTCTAGTGACATGTTAACTATTTTCTCCTCTAAATTAATTTTAAGTCTTCTTGTTTACAATTTTTAGTTTTAGTAAAACTTATATTTTTCGACCTTAGTTAATAAATACAAGATCTACTAGGTATAAAGGGGGAAACATGTATGGCGTATCTGGCTCAAACAGCGTCCGGTCAGCCGGTCTTAATATTGAAGGAGGGCACAGCAAGAAGTCGCGGAAGAGAGGCTCAACGAAACAACATTATGGCTGCTAGGGTTATTGCGGAAGCCGTTAGAACAACGTTGGGTCCACGCGGCATGGATAAGATGCTTGTTGACAGCCTAGGAGACATAACGATAACGAATGATGGTGCGGCTATCCTAAAAGAGATTGAGGTTGAGCATCCAGCCGCCAAGATGATGGTTGAGGTTGCTAAGGCTCAGGACGACATGGTTGGTGACGGAACAACAACAGTTGTTGTTCTTGCCGGCGAGCTCCTTAAGAAGGCCGAAGAGCTCCTCGACCAGAACATTCATCCCACAGTTGTTGTCAGCGGCTATCGAAAAGCGGCTCAAAAAGCTGTAGAAGTTCTCGACAAGATAAGCAAGACTGTTGATGTAGACGATAAGGAGACATTAAAGAAAGTTGC
Above is a genomic segment from Candidatus Bathyarchaeia archaeon containing:
- the nagA gene encoding N-acetylglucosamine-6-phosphate deacetylase, whose product is MMFAIKTDVVLTPYRMLKEAYVLIEKEKIVGFSRYRPEGLSEVRRYDDCILAPGLVDIHVHGGFGIDLTYSTTKEILDFSRKLLMTGVTSYVPSTVTDSTDRIENALRNIHEASGFHSGSRILGVHLEGPYLNPERSGAQSKEHIRKPSLEEFERFYDASGKLVKRVTVAPEVDNGIDFIRAVIEKFGVKVSLGHTDATYEQTLGAIKAGANIITHLFNGMRGYHHREPGIIGAALTTDVYAEIIVDFVHLHPATVALTIRCKSPSRTILVSDATPGAGLPNGVYMLGPSKVIIRDGVARTEEGVLAGSTLMLMNAVRNVVKMGLPLNDAFRMATSTPCDAMGIKGVGRIARGCRADLLILNKQLEIEEIYFNGEIYESD
- a CDS encoding helix-turn-helix domain-containing protein, with translation MSLEESALAEYKILAIRPLPKIDPERDLEWLCRSLGFLEHRDKKKTAFRILRLLLEAARENKGLTSDELAERLYLTRGTMVHHLNKMIRSGLVIYHEGTYKLRGRSLKTTIEEAHRDINRIFENLYRVAESIDKAFNLLSRS